A stretch of the Photobacterium sp. CCB-ST2H9 genome encodes the following:
- the serS gene encoding serine--tRNA ligase, which yields MLDSKLLRTELDATAEKLAQRGFTLDVETLRSLEEQRKSIQVKTEELQSQRNSRSKLIGQLKGKGEHEEAEKVMAEVAGLGSELDEAKKALAEIQSQLSDIELSIPNIPDESAPFGKDEEQNVEISRWGEPKSFDFEVRDHVDLGEMGEGLDFASAVKLSGSRFIVMKGQFARLHRAIAQFMLDLHTEQHGYTEMYVPYLVNQDSLYGTGQLPKFGEDLFNTKPATEEGVGMSLIPTAEVPLTNMVRDTIVEEADLPIKMTAHTPCFRSEAGSYGRDTRGLIRMHQFDKVELVQITRPEDSMAALEELTGQAEKVLQLLNLPYRKVILCTGDMGFGAMKTYDLEVWLPAQNTYREISSCSNVGDFQARRMQARFRRKGEKKPELVHTLNGSGLAVGRTMVAILENYQQADGRIEIPEVLRQYMGGLTHIG from the coding sequence ATGCTAGATTCTAAACTTCTTCGAACTGAGCTGGACGCGACAGCAGAAAAATTAGCGCAACGTGGGTTTACCCTTGATGTAGAAACACTTCGTTCCCTGGAAGAGCAACGTAAGTCGATCCAGGTAAAAACGGAAGAACTGCAGTCCCAGCGTAACTCCCGCTCGAAGTTGATTGGTCAGCTGAAAGGCAAGGGCGAGCACGAAGAAGCCGAAAAAGTCATGGCTGAAGTTGCGGGTCTGGGATCTGAACTGGACGAAGCAAAAAAAGCGCTGGCAGAAATCCAGTCGCAGCTGAGCGATATTGAACTGTCGATTCCGAATATCCCGGATGAGTCGGCACCTTTTGGTAAAGACGAAGAACAGAATGTCGAAATTTCTCGCTGGGGTGAGCCGAAGTCTTTTGATTTCGAAGTGAGAGACCACGTCGATCTGGGTGAAATGGGCGAAGGTCTTGATTTTGCCAGTGCTGTGAAATTGTCCGGCTCTCGTTTCATCGTGATGAAAGGCCAGTTTGCCCGTCTGCATCGCGCGATCGCACAGTTTATGCTGGATCTGCACACCGAACAGCATGGTTATACAGAAATGTATGTCCCTTACCTGGTGAACCAGGACAGTCTGTACGGTACGGGTCAGTTGCCGAAGTTTGGTGAAGATCTGTTCAATACCAAGCCTGCGACTGAAGAAGGCGTTGGTATGTCACTGATCCCGACAGCTGAAGTACCGCTGACCAATATGGTTCGCGATACCATCGTTGAAGAAGCAGATCTGCCAATCAAGATGACAGCACATACGCCATGTTTCCGTTCAGAAGCCGGTTCTTATGGTCGTGATACCCGTGGCCTGATCCGTATGCACCAGTTCGATAAGGTTGAGCTGGTTCAGATCACCCGTCCGGAAGATTCAATGGCTGCACTGGAAGAACTGACCGGTCAGGCAGAAAAAGTACTGCAATTGCTGAACCTGCCATACCGTAAAGTGATTCTGTGTACCGGTGATATGGGCTTCGGCGCAATGAAGACTTACGATCTGGAAGTCTGGCTGCCGGCTCAGAACACGTACCGTGAAATCTCTTCTTGCTCAAATGTTGGTGATTTCCAGGCGCGTCGTATGCAGGCACGTTTCCGCCGTAAAGGTGAGAAAAAGCCTGAGCTGGTTCATACCCTGAACGGTTCTGGTCTGGCTGTGGGCCGTACCATGGTTGCCATTCTGGAGAACTACCAGCAGGCTGACGGCCGTATCGAGATCCCAGAAGTACTGCGCCAGTACATGGGCGGCCTGACACACATCGGTTAA
- a CDS encoding replication-associated recombination protein A translates to MDNFSLNFASDFRPLAARMRPRTVEEYIGQQHILGPGKPLRRALEAGHLHSMILWGPPGTGKTTLAEVAAHYANAEVERVSAVTSGVKDIRAAIDKAHQNQQAGRRTILFVDEVHRFNKSQQDAFLPHIEDGTVTFIGATTENPSFELNNALLSRARVYKLKSLTRDDILTVIDQALADKSRGVQDLSLAFAPEVKESLAQLVNGDARMSLNYLELLADMAEEQEGQKLITLDLLAEVAGEKVTRFDNKGDLWYDMISAVHKSIRGSSPDGALYWYARMLQAGCDPLYVARRLLAIASEDVGNADPRGMQVAIAAWDCFTRVGAYEGERAIAQAIVYLACAPKSNAVYTAFNQAKADASNLPDFEVPSHLRNAPTKLMKELGYGAEYRYAHDEPGAYAAGECYLPPEMQGKRYYQPSERGLEGKIREKLDYLASLDAKSPQKRYQ, encoded by the coding sequence GTGGATAACTTCAGTCTTAACTTTGCCTCGGATTTTCGTCCGCTAGCCGCTCGTATGCGGCCACGTACTGTTGAAGAGTATATCGGGCAGCAGCATATCCTGGGGCCTGGAAAACCGCTGCGAAGAGCACTGGAAGCCGGGCATCTCCATTCCATGATTCTGTGGGGACCACCGGGCACCGGAAAGACCACACTGGCGGAAGTGGCTGCTCACTATGCTAATGCTGAAGTCGAACGGGTATCTGCAGTGACCTCCGGAGTGAAAGATATTCGCGCGGCCATTGATAAAGCGCATCAGAACCAACAGGCTGGCCGTCGAACCATTCTCTTCGTAGATGAGGTGCACCGCTTCAACAAAAGCCAGCAGGACGCTTTTCTGCCCCATATTGAAGACGGCACCGTGACCTTCATCGGGGCGACAACGGAAAATCCGTCATTCGAACTGAATAACGCATTGTTGTCCCGTGCCCGGGTTTATAAGCTGAAATCCCTGACCCGGGACGATATTCTGACCGTCATCGATCAGGCTTTGGCGGATAAATCCCGCGGGGTTCAGGATCTCAGCCTGGCCTTTGCACCGGAAGTGAAAGAAAGTCTGGCACAACTGGTGAACGGCGATGCCCGGATGTCACTGAATTACCTTGAACTGCTGGCTGATATGGCCGAAGAGCAGGAGGGACAGAAACTCATCACACTGGATTTGCTGGCAGAAGTTGCGGGTGAGAAAGTGACCCGGTTCGATAACAAAGGTGATCTCTGGTACGACATGATTTCTGCCGTGCATAAATCGATTCGGGGTTCCAGTCCGGATGGTGCGCTCTATTGGTATGCCCGGATGCTGCAGGCCGGTTGTGACCCGCTCTATGTTGCCCGCCGTTTGCTGGCAATTGCTTCGGAAGATGTCGGCAACGCCGATCCGCGCGGGATGCAGGTCGCGATTGCGGCCTGGGACTGTTTCACCCGGGTGGGCGCTTATGAAGGTGAGCGGGCGATTGCACAAGCGATCGTGTATCTGGCCTGTGCTCCGAAAAGTAATGCGGTTTATACGGCGTTCAATCAGGCCAAAGCCGATGCGTCGAATTTACCGGACTTTGAAGTGCCGTCGCACCTGAGAAATGCCCCCACCAAACTGATGAAAGAGCTGGGGTATGGGGCAGAGTACCGTTATGCCCATGATGAACCCGGCGCGTATGCGGCGGGTGAGTGTTATCTCCCGCCTGAAATGCAGGGGAAACGGTATTATCAGCCTTCTGAACGAGGCTTAGAGGGTAAAATTCGTGAGAAGCTGGATTATCTGGCTTCTTTGGATGCAAAAAGCCCGCAGAAACGCTATCAATAA
- the lolA gene encoding outer membrane lipoprotein chaperone LolA — protein MQRILLAAALLPGLAFASAQQELSQRLNKVDAFSASFTQKVTSPEGDLLVEGQGKVSVQRPNLFRWHADTPDENLLVSDGRTLWYYTPMVEQVTAMKLEDATEQTPFVLLIRNQNQDWAKYNVVQTADTFTLTPKDRAAVTGKFVVTVGKDGQVRGFSVEEQDGQLSQFRFAQFAKGKQDRKQYSFTPPAGVELDDKR, from the coding sequence GTGCAGCGAATTCTTTTGGCTGCGGCGCTCCTGCCTGGTCTGGCTTTTGCCAGTGCGCAGCAGGAGCTGAGCCAGCGTCTGAATAAAGTGGATGCGTTCAGTGCGAGTTTTACTCAGAAAGTTACCAGCCCGGAAGGCGACCTGCTGGTTGAAGGTCAGGGGAAAGTATCGGTGCAACGTCCGAATCTGTTCCGCTGGCATGCAGATACGCCGGATGAAAACCTGCTGGTTTCTGATGGCCGGACCTTGTGGTATTACACCCCGATGGTTGAACAGGTGACGGCGATGAAGCTGGAGGATGCAACTGAGCAGACGCCTTTTGTTCTGCTGATCCGGAATCAGAATCAGGATTGGGCAAAATATAACGTCGTGCAAACTGCTGATACATTCACGCTGACCCCGAAAGACCGTGCCGCTGTGACCGGTAAGTTTGTCGTGACCGTCGGTAAAGATGGCCAGGTTCGCGGCTTTTCGGTGGAAGAACAGGACGGTCAGCTCAGTCAGTTCCGTTTTGCTCAGTTTGCCAAGGGCAAACAGGACAGAAAGCAGTATAGTTTCACCCCACCTGCAGGGGTTGAGCTGGACGACAAGCGCTGA
- a CDS encoding DNA translocase FtsK, producing MRKVKGKFQPVRLSGGQRLLESFLIIGILAAVYLMVALVSFDPADPSWSQTAWQGPVQNKAGAFGALVADTFFFTFGSLAYPLPAVILGATWIMFRRRGERTAPDYMIYGTRLLGLLVLFLTSCGLADLNFDDIWYFSSGGVIGDVVANLTLPLFNLLGTTLVLMFLWAVGFTLLTGISWLRVVDGIGESTLGMFSWLLNKIRGESSQTLTPFASEIPDESQTPYAATLLDKPNGSEIDDDDVLLKKPAVRVAYTPTSFADTVLNEAPKPGLTSAGSAIPAAKPESDVAVSTPPPAEPAIVMPERSRPTAVQVNQPLGTNPDAADLTIEALQSQLAQDEDYSVYAPEAGRAQEHQQEHTAELAGDDFDEEPSLGDLSLIEDAPELTQQDPVQASEAPEEDDLPWEEQDEVEPEAASAYEDAFESEHEIEIGVHDGMSELERAAAADEADDAEDAEDIDAEESDEEAFQRKIREAQQAQQQQAYAAGLDNPFLMKKDVDLPKPTSPMPTLDLLQPAQQNVQPTSEEELKHTARLVESKLADYKIKAKVVGIYPGPVITRYELDLAPGVKVSRISGLAKDLARALSAYAVRVVEVIPGKPYIGLELPNEHRETVYMSEVLASDRFQNMRSALPIVLGYDIAGEAVVADLSKMPHLLVAGTTGSGKSVGVNVMILSLLYKCKPEDCRFIMIDPKMLELSIYEGIPHLLTEVVTDMKDAGNALRWCVGEMERRYKLMAAVGVRNLAGFNAKLKEAAAAGHPIHDPLWRPGDSLDEHPPLLEKMPSIVVIVDEFADLMMVVGKKVEELIARLAQKARASGIHLVLATQRPSVDVITGLIKANIPSRMAFTVSTKTDSRTILDQGGAESLLGMGDMLYLPAGQSHTVRVHGAFASDDDVHNVVNDWKARGKPQYIDGILNADQGTEGMLPGESPAGGDDDLDQLFDQVAAFVAESRRGSVSGVQRRFKIGYNRAARIVEQLEAHGIVSPPGHNGNREVLAPAPTGD from the coding sequence TTGAGGAAGGTAAAAGGCAAATTTCAGCCTGTGCGTTTGTCAGGTGGGCAGCGCTTATTGGAAAGTTTCCTGATCATCGGCATTCTTGCCGCAGTGTATCTTATGGTGGCGCTGGTCAGCTTTGATCCGGCGGATCCGTCCTGGTCACAAACGGCCTGGCAGGGACCGGTTCAGAACAAGGCTGGTGCTTTTGGTGCACTGGTGGCGGATACATTCTTTTTCACTTTCGGTTCTCTGGCATATCCCTTACCCGCCGTGATTCTCGGCGCGACCTGGATCATGTTTCGCCGTCGTGGTGAGCGGACAGCACCGGATTATATGATTTATGGCACCCGGCTGCTCGGGCTGCTGGTTTTGTTCCTGACCAGTTGCGGTCTTGCCGATCTGAACTTTGATGATATCTGGTACTTTTCTTCCGGCGGAGTCATTGGTGATGTGGTTGCCAACCTGACGTTGCCGCTGTTCAACCTGCTGGGCACCACGCTGGTGCTGATGTTTTTATGGGCGGTTGGTTTCACTCTGCTGACGGGGATTTCCTGGTTGCGGGTTGTCGACGGAATTGGAGAATCGACGCTGGGGATGTTCAGCTGGCTGCTGAATAAAATCCGGGGCGAATCGTCGCAAACCCTGACACCTTTTGCCTCTGAAATTCCTGACGAAAGCCAGACGCCTTATGCTGCGACTTTGCTCGACAAGCCGAATGGGTCTGAGATTGACGACGATGACGTCTTACTGAAAAAGCCAGCGGTCCGGGTGGCTTACACCCCAACTTCGTTTGCAGACACTGTACTGAACGAAGCGCCGAAGCCTGGTCTCACGTCTGCCGGTTCTGCAATTCCGGCAGCGAAACCTGAGTCTGACGTCGCGGTGAGTACTCCGCCGCCTGCGGAACCGGCCATTGTGATGCCGGAGCGCAGCAGACCGACTGCTGTGCAGGTGAACCAGCCACTGGGTACGAACCCGGATGCTGCGGACCTGACGATTGAAGCCTTGCAGTCTCAGCTGGCTCAGGACGAAGACTATAGTGTGTATGCGCCAGAGGCAGGCAGGGCCCAGGAACATCAGCAAGAGCATACTGCAGAACTGGCCGGAGATGATTTTGATGAAGAGCCGTCTCTGGGGGATCTGTCGTTGATTGAAGACGCGCCTGAATTGACTCAGCAGGACCCGGTGCAGGCATCTGAAGCGCCGGAAGAGGATGACCTTCCGTGGGAAGAGCAGGATGAGGTGGAACCTGAAGCAGCTTCAGCCTATGAGGATGCGTTCGAGAGTGAACACGAGATTGAAATCGGTGTTCATGATGGGATGTCTGAGCTGGAACGCGCTGCCGCTGCAGATGAAGCGGATGATGCAGAAGACGCTGAGGACATCGATGCCGAAGAATCGGACGAAGAGGCTTTCCAGCGTAAAATCCGTGAAGCGCAGCAGGCCCAGCAGCAACAGGCTTATGCTGCCGGTCTCGACAATCCTTTCCTGATGAAGAAAGACGTGGATTTACCGAAGCCGACGTCCCCGATGCCGACGCTGGATTTACTTCAGCCGGCACAACAGAATGTGCAGCCAACCAGTGAGGAAGAGCTGAAGCACACGGCAAGGCTGGTGGAATCTAAGCTGGCGGATTACAAAATTAAAGCCAAAGTGGTTGGGATTTATCCGGGCCCGGTGATTACCCGATACGAACTGGATCTGGCACCAGGCGTGAAAGTCAGCCGGATTTCCGGGCTGGCGAAAGATTTGGCCCGGGCCCTGTCGGCTTATGCCGTGCGTGTGGTCGAAGTGATTCCGGGCAAACCGTACATTGGTCTGGAATTGCCCAATGAACATCGCGAAACTGTGTATATGTCTGAGGTGCTGGCCAGCGACCGGTTCCAGAATATGCGCAGCGCGCTGCCGATTGTGCTGGGTTATGACATTGCCGGGGAGGCTGTGGTTGCTGACCTGAGTAAAATGCCTCACCTGCTGGTGGCCGGTACCACAGGTTCCGGTAAATCGGTCGGTGTGAACGTGATGATCCTCAGTCTGCTTTACAAGTGTAAGCCTGAAGACTGCCGCTTTATCATGATCGACCCGAAAATGCTGGAATTGTCGATTTATGAAGGAATTCCGCACCTGCTGACCGAAGTGGTCACTGACATGAAAGATGCCGGAAACGCCTTGCGCTGGTGTGTGGGCGAGATGGAGCGCCGTTATAAACTGATGGCCGCAGTTGGGGTTCGTAATCTGGCCGGCTTTAATGCCAAGCTGAAAGAAGCTGCTGCAGCCGGTCATCCGATTCACGATCCGTTATGGCGACCTGGCGATTCTTTAGACGAACACCCGCCGCTGTTGGAGAAAATGCCGAGTATTGTGGTCATAGTGGATGAGTTTGCTGATCTGATGATGGTCGTCGGCAAGAAAGTTGAGGAACTGATTGCGCGTCTGGCCCAGAAAGCGCGGGCTTCAGGGATCCATCTGGTTCTGGCAACTCAGCGTCCGTCGGTGGATGTGATTACCGGTCTGATCAAGGCCAATATTCCAAGCCGGATGGCGTTTACGGTATCCACCAAGACCGACTCACGGACCATTCTGGATCAGGGGGGGGCCGAATCACTGCTGGGTATGGGTGACATGTTGTACCTGCCGGCGGGTCAGAGTCATACAGTGCGTGTTCACGGGGCATTTGCCTCTGATGATGACGTGCATAACGTGGTCAATGACTGGAAAGCCAGAGGTAAACCTCAGTACATTGACGGCATTCTGAATGCCGATCAGGGGACTGAAGGCATGTTGCCCGGAGAGAGTCCGGCCGGTGGAGATGACGATTTGGATCAGCTGTTTGATCAGGTTGCAGCGTTTGTCGCTGAAAGTCGTCGCGGGTCAGTCTCTGGTGTGCAGCGCCGCTTTAAAATTGGCTACAACCGGGCTGCCCGGATTGTAGAACAGCTGGAAGCACACGGTATCGTCAGTCCGCCCGGGCATAACGGCAACCGTGAGGTTCTGGCTCCCGCTCCAACAGGAGATTAA
- the lrp gene encoding leucine-responsive transcriptional regulator Lrp produces the protein MVDTKKKPSKELDRIDRNILNELQKDGRISNVELSKRVGLSPTPCLERVRRLERQGYISGYTALLNPQYLDASLLVFVEITLNRGAPDVFEQFNRSVQELEDIQECHLVSGDFDYLLKTRVSDMSAYRKLLGETLLRLPGVNDTRTYVVMEEVKQTNNLVIKTR, from the coding sequence ATGGTAGATACCAAAAAGAAACCCTCCAAGGAGTTGGATCGAATAGACCGTAACATTCTGAATGAACTTCAGAAAGACGGTCGAATTTCAAACGTTGAGTTGTCTAAACGTGTAGGTTTGTCCCCAACCCCTTGTCTCGAGCGTGTACGTCGTCTGGAGCGTCAAGGCTACATCAGTGGCTATACTGCGCTTCTGAATCCCCAGTATCTGGATGCCTCTCTGCTGGTTTTCGTAGAGATTACGCTGAATCGTGGTGCGCCGGATGTCTTTGAGCAATTTAACCGCTCAGTTCAGGAACTGGAAGATATTCAGGAATGTCATCTGGTCTCCGGTGATTTCGACTACCTGCTCAAAACCCGCGTATCAGACATGTCGGCATACCGTAAGTTGCTGGGGGAAACCCTGCTGCGTCTGCCGGGTGTGAATGACACGCGTACATATGTGGTGATGGAAGAAGTGAAGCAGACCAACAATCTGGTGATTAAGACCCGTTAA
- the ald gene encoding alanine dehydrogenase has protein sequence MIIGVPKEIKDHEYRVGLVTSSVRELVSLGHEVLIETQAGAGIGLSDADYQSAGATILSTASEVFTRSELIIKVKEPQAVERAMLREGQILFTYLHLAPDYEQTKDLIQSKSICIAYETVKNHKGQLPLLAPMSEVAGRMSVQAAAQTLENPRGGRGLLLSGVPGVEPAKVLILGGGVVGSNAARMAMGMRADVTVLDRNLDTLRALDCEFQGKVKLLYSTDDLIDRMVPEADVIIGAVLIPGAAAPKLITAEHVKQMKPGSCLVDVAIDQGGCFETSHPTTHTDPTYIVDQVVHYCVANMPGAVARTSAFALNNATLPYIIQLAGKGYKQALLDDPGFLAGLNVIHGKVTYREVAEAFNLHYTDPTVALSMH, from the coding sequence ATGATCATCGGTGTGCCTAAAGAAATCAAAGACCATGAATACCGCGTTGGCCTTGTCACCAGTAGTGTCAGAGAGCTGGTTTCACTCGGCCATGAGGTTCTCATTGAAACCCAGGCCGGAGCTGGTATAGGGTTGTCCGATGCAGATTATCAATCTGCCGGAGCAACCATTCTTTCGACTGCTTCAGAAGTTTTTACCAGATCAGAGCTGATTATTAAAGTAAAAGAACCTCAAGCCGTCGAAAGAGCCATGCTTCGTGAAGGGCAAATCCTCTTCACTTATTTGCATCTTGCCCCTGATTATGAGCAAACAAAGGATCTGATTCAGAGCAAATCTATTTGTATTGCTTATGAGACGGTCAAAAACCATAAAGGCCAGTTGCCTTTACTGGCTCCGATGTCCGAAGTTGCGGGCAGAATGTCGGTACAGGCTGCGGCTCAGACACTGGAAAACCCCCGGGGCGGCAGAGGATTGCTGCTCAGCGGTGTGCCAGGTGTGGAACCGGCCAAAGTCCTGATCCTCGGAGGGGGCGTCGTCGGCTCAAACGCGGCCCGGATGGCCATGGGCATGCGGGCTGATGTCACCGTACTCGATCGCAACCTGGATACCCTCCGGGCATTGGATTGTGAGTTTCAGGGTAAAGTGAAGCTGCTTTACTCAACCGACGACCTGATCGATCGGATGGTTCCCGAAGCCGACGTCATTATTGGTGCAGTCCTGATCCCCGGAGCCGCCGCTCCGAAACTGATCACGGCGGAACACGTGAAGCAGATGAAACCGGGCTCTTGTCTGGTGGACGTCGCCATCGATCAGGGGGGCTGCTTTGAAACCTCGCACCCGACAACGCATACAGATCCGACCTATATCGTGGATCAGGTCGTTCATTACTGTGTGGCAAATATGCCGGGTGCCGTGGCCAGAACCTCAGCTTTCGCACTGAACAACGCCACACTCCCCTATATCATTCAACTGGCCGGCAAGGGCTATAAGCAAGCTCTGCTGGATGACCCCGGTTTCCTTGCCGGGCTGAACGTGATTCACGGTAAAGTTACCTACCGCGAAGTCGCCGAAGCCTTTAATCTGCACTATACAGACCCGACCGTGGCCCTGAGTATGCACTAA
- the trxB gene encoding thioredoxin-disulfide reductase: MSNVKHSKLLILGSGPAGYTAAVYAARANLNPVMITGMQQGGQLTTTTEVENWPGDAEGLTGPALMERMKTHAEKFNTEIIFDHINETDFSQRPFLLKGDNGEYTCDALIIATGASAKYIGLESEQAFQGRGVSACATCDGFFYRNQKVAVVGGGNTAVEEALYLANIASEVHLVHRRDTFRSEKILIDRLMDKVNNGNIILHTDRTLDEVLGDDMGVTGVRLRDTKSDATENLDVMGVFIAIGHQPNTDIFTGQLAMENGYLKVQSGLEGNATQTSVAGVFAAGDVMDHVYRQAITSAGTGCMAALDAERYLDALSK; this comes from the coding sequence ATGAGTAACGTAAAACACAGTAAACTACTCATCCTCGGTTCTGGCCCAGCCGGCTATACCGCAGCGGTTTATGCGGCCCGCGCCAATTTAAATCCAGTCATGATTACTGGCATGCAGCAAGGTGGTCAACTGACAACCACAACAGAAGTAGAGAACTGGCCAGGCGATGCAGAAGGCCTGACAGGTCCTGCACTGATGGAACGCATGAAAACTCATGCCGAAAAATTCAATACGGAAATTATTTTCGATCATATCAACGAAACAGACTTCAGCCAGCGGCCTTTCCTCCTCAAAGGAGACAATGGCGAGTACACCTGTGATGCGCTGATTATCGCAACAGGCGCTTCCGCCAAATATATTGGCCTGGAATCCGAGCAGGCATTTCAGGGACGCGGCGTATCTGCCTGTGCAACCTGCGATGGTTTCTTCTACCGCAATCAGAAAGTCGCGGTTGTTGGCGGTGGTAATACAGCGGTTGAAGAAGCACTGTATCTAGCCAATATCGCTTCAGAGGTTCACCTGGTTCACCGCCGTGATACCTTCCGCTCAGAGAAGATTCTGATCGATCGTCTGATGGACAAAGTGAACAACGGCAACATCATCCTGCATACCGATCGTACGCTGGATGAAGTGCTGGGCGACGACATGGGTGTAACCGGCGTACGCCTGAGAGACACCAAGTCAGACGCCACCGAAAACCTCGACGTGATGGGTGTTTTCATTGCGATTGGTCACCAGCCGAACACAGATATTTTCACCGGTCAGCTGGCCATGGAAAACGGTTATCTCAAGGTACAGTCCGGGCTGGAAGGAAATGCGACCCAGACCAGCGTTGCCGGTGTCTTTGCCGCGGGTGATGTTATGGATCATGTTTATCGTCAGGCCATCACATCTGCCGGAACAGGCTGTATGGCAGCTCTGGATGCAGAACGCTATCTGGATGCCCTAAGCAAGTAA
- the cydD gene encoding cysteine/glutathione ABC transporter permease/ATP-binding protein CydD yields MDKQLQRELTKWLKSQSKLAKPWLMLSVGLGFLSGLLLIAQAGLLATILQQLIIEQTDKHQLLPHFAGLIAVVALRAACSWGREVAGYRCGEQIRLHIRELIINRLHQLGPAFIKGRPAGSWASLILEQVEEMQDFFARYLPQMALSVLIPLVILVAVFPFNWAAGLIFLVTAPLVPFFMALVGIGAADASRRNFTAMQRLSGHFYDRLQGLATLRLFNRAEAEAENLHDAADTLRKRTMEVLRLAFLSSAVLEFFTAISIALVAVYFGFSFIGELDFGHYGLPITLFTGFFILLLAPEFYQPLRDLGTYYHAKAQAIGAAESIVTFLNTKADNMSQGEQPLEAPETISIRLNDVKVLSPQGQILAGPLSFDIEAHQQVALVGPSGAGKTSLLNALLGFLPYEGSIRVNGTELREIDPVQWRQAISWVGQNPLLIHGSVRDNIVLGNPQATDEHIQQVAERAFASEFIQRLERGYDHPVGDRSAGLSVGQAQRLAVARALLQNGSFWLLDEPTASLDANSEQLVQQSLNQATQGQTALMISHRLDQLTEMDKVLVLENGQIVQQGHFSQISREGLLADMLSHTDKRDLDA; encoded by the coding sequence ATGGATAAACAATTACAGCGCGAGTTGACCAAGTGGTTAAAATCGCAAAGCAAGCTGGCCAAACCCTGGCTGATGCTGAGTGTGGGCCTGGGATTTCTGTCGGGTCTTCTCCTTATTGCCCAGGCAGGCCTACTCGCCACTATCCTGCAGCAACTCATTATCGAACAGACCGACAAACATCAGTTGCTTCCTCATTTTGCGGGATTAATTGCTGTTGTTGCCCTGCGTGCTGCCTGCAGCTGGGGACGGGAAGTCGCAGGTTACCGCTGTGGCGAACAAATCCGCCTGCATATCCGGGAACTGATTATCAACCGGCTGCATCAGTTGGGTCCGGCGTTCATTAAAGGACGTCCGGCTGGCTCCTGGGCAAGTCTGATCCTGGAGCAGGTTGAAGAAATGCAGGATTTCTTTGCCCGTTATCTCCCGCAAATGGCGCTGTCCGTTCTGATCCCGCTGGTGATTTTAGTCGCCGTGTTCCCGTTCAACTGGGCCGCCGGACTGATTTTCCTGGTCACCGCACCACTGGTTCCCTTTTTTATGGCCTTGGTTGGTATTGGTGCCGCAGATGCCAGCCGACGTAACTTTACAGCGATGCAGCGTCTGTCCGGGCACTTTTATGACCGCCTGCAGGGACTGGCGACACTGCGCCTGTTTAACCGTGCTGAAGCAGAAGCAGAAAACCTGCATGACGCCGCAGATACGCTGCGCAAACGTACGATGGAAGTATTGCGTCTTGCATTCCTTTCTTCTGCGGTTCTGGAGTTTTTTACGGCAATTTCGATTGCTCTGGTCGCCGTGTACTTCGGCTTCTCATTCATCGGTGAGTTAGATTTCGGCCACTACGGCCTGCCAATCACCCTGTTTACCGGCTTCTTTATCCTGCTGCTGGCGCCGGAGTTCTACCAGCCGTTGCGTGATCTCGGCACCTATTATCATGCCAAAGCACAGGCCATTGGCGCTGCAGAATCTATCGTGACTTTCCTGAATACAAAAGCGGATAACATGAGCCAGGGCGAGCAGCCGCTCGAAGCGCCTGAAACCATCAGTATCCGCCTGAACGATGTCAAAGTACTGAGTCCGCAAGGCCAGATACTGGCAGGGCCGCTGAGTTTTGACATTGAAGCGCACCAGCAGGTCGCGCTCGTCGGACCGAGTGGTGCCGGAAAAACCAGCCTGCTGAACGCCCTGCTCGGCTTCCTGCCTTATGAAGGCAGCATCCGGGTGAACGGTACAGAGCTGCGAGAAATCGATCCGGTTCAATGGCGTCAGGCCATCAGTTGGGTCGGACAGAATCCGCTGCTGATCCATGGCAGTGTCCGCGACAACATTGTTTTAGGGAACCCGCAGGCCACGGACGAGCATATTCAGCAAGTCGCCGAAAGAGCCTTTGCCAGCGAATTTATCCAGCGCCTTGAACGTGGATATGATCACCCGGTGGGTGACCGCTCTGCCGGCTTATCCGTCGGACAAGCGCAGCGTCTGGCTGTCGCGCGTGCATTGCTGCAAAACGGCAGCTTCTGGCTGCTTGACGAGCCCACAGCCAGTCTGGATGCCAACAGTGAACAACTGGTTCAGCAGAGTCTGAATCAGGCGACTCAGGGACAGACAGCGCTGATGATCAGTCACCGTCTGGACCAGCTCACCGAAATGGATAAAGTCCTGGTACTGGAAAATGGCCAGATCGTCCAGCAAGGCCATTTCAGCCAGATCAGCCGGGAAGGTTTGTTAGCCGACATGTTATCGCACACTGATAAGAGGGATCTCGATGCGTGA